Below is a window of Desulfuribacillus stibiiarsenatis DNA.
GTAAATTCATCTTTATCCGCTAGTTTTCTAAAGGCTCTCATATAACTCTCTATTGGCATATTAAAGCTTAGTGCGGTCTTGTAATGCTCATAATTTTGTACGATTCCTGTTGAGGGATCACAAACTGTATATAAGTATTCCATCAGTTCATTCTCTGATTTGGTCCATGTTCTTGACTTCTCTAATAAAAAGAGACGAGGGATTTTAATAGAAAAGTTGAGTTTTGAAGGATATCTGTTTAACATTCTTCTACATGCCCGGTTGTATGTTGTCTGAAGAAAACTCAATTCTACTTCCCTCCTCTCTTTATTATCTGTGTTTACATATATCCTAATGCATTCGCTAATGCAGCCAGCGCAGATGATTTTAGTTTACGTTCATAGAAATATGTCTTTTCGAAAGGTAATTCTGCTATTGTCTCTTCATCGCTTCTAGCATTTTGACCCCTAGTGAATGGTTCAATATACTTGATGCGCACAACTTCCTTTTGCTCTAATGTTAGACAACTTAATATCTTTTCCATGTCGTCTACTTTGAGCTTTAGTTCTAGATATCTAGCAAAAAACTCATCACATTTTTCTTCTAGTCTTATTAGCACCTTTTCGCTTTTACTAAGATGAATCTCTCCACCGACAACCCTTTCTAAATCACTATAGCTTGCAGTGTTATTAGGAAGATTATGTACATATAGTTTCTTGTCCTCAGAACGTTTTAGACAGTGCTTCATTTCTTTTAAGGCGCTAATATACTCTCCTTTTAACCATTGGACCACTTTTTTCTCATAAATTTTAGGAGAAGGAGCTTGGCATTCATCTATTACCAGCTGCTCACTTAAAAAATTGCTAATAGCTTCTTTATTCTTTGCCACTTTAATCAGTTGATCTTTAATCATATCTAGTTCTATCTGTATTTCGTTTCTAACATCCGGATGGACAATCTTCTCTAAATAGCGTTTTTGCCGTATATACAATTGCTTCAACTGCTTTTCACCGTTTGGTAGACTCACACCGCGCTCCTCCTTCCTATTAAATTCAATGTCTTTGCACCTTCTAAATTCACTGCTATTATTTGCAAATGTCTATAGTCCACTGTAAGTTATTTAGATGCACAGCCATCCTCTAGCTTAAACCCTCAAAAACAAAGGATAATATCCATGCATAGCCTTTGAAAAAGCAACGGGCTCTTCTTTTTCACCGACTTGCCTTTTCATGTTTTTGCATTGTGTTTTTGAATACAAATTTTTTGGTCTATTCTCGATTCCCTTATAGTACGGTTTTCCTGATAATCTAACGTATTTTGAAGTGTAGCATCCGTAACTATTTATCATTTCGATTGTTTCTCCATCTATAATGGTATTAACAGGCTCGTACCTTATATATCCCATAAATGACCCTCCATCCTGGTGAACATTCAAATCATTTTCTGTATGAGTATCTTATCTTTGTGTATCAATATACCGCCAACTTTGCGGAGCTGTAGTCAATCCAAGTTTTGAAATTAGTATAGGTTTAGGGTATTTTTTAACATTAGAAATATCCCAACCCGAAATCTTACCATTACCCATATAATCAATAATTTCATCCAGATGAACGCAACTACCATCCTGAAATACTTGAGGAACATTAGTTGTTGTAATACCTTTGCAAATATACTCTCCTACTACTGCGCCAACGCCTTTTTTTGTTTCATAAATATAAACTTTAAAGGGAAAAGTAATGTCTCTTGGCTTTGATTTTCTTAATTCTTTTGTTTTTCTGCCGTCAAATATAAGCTTTGTCCATTTTGGATGAATGCTTTGAATTATTTCTTTCATGTCATTCCTCCTGATCATCATTGTCTTATAGATGTGTAATAACTAATCTTTTCGTATCCTTGTCTTTCGGCTTCATCCATTTTATGGAGTAATTGCATGATATTATGCGTTGGCTTGAAGTCAGAGTTAGATTTGACAAAATTTATGGAGCATGTAGAAGCTACTCACGAAGATTTAACAGATGATCCAATGTGAAATTAGCTTTCTTTAATAACTTTGCCATTACAAAGGATAGCAAATCTATTGTCGTAAGCAAGACTTAGAGCAGATAATACATATTCCGCATATGGTTTCACATCACTCCAAGCTATGGCTGTCCAAATCAAACTGTCACCATCTTGAATCCCTTTACATATTTCATATTTCATTTTAAATCACTCCGTTGCAATATAATCACGATCCGTTGCATCATCTTATTTATGTGTAATAGATAGGCCATCTATTTCTACTGCGAATATTTTCTAACTCATTTTTTATTACATTTAAACCATCCGGAGTTAATAAAGTCTTTGACACTTGAACCAATCCTTTCAATTTATCTGCTACATATTCTAATCATCAAGTGATAACCTTTAAATTTGGTTTGGTA
It encodes the following:
- a CDS encoding ASCH domain-containing protein; translated protein: MKEIIQSIHPKWTKLIFDGRKTKELRKSKPRDITFPFKVYIYETKKGVGAVVGEYICKGITTTNVPQVFQDGSCVHLDEIIDYMGNGKISGWDISNVKKYPKPILISKLGLTTAPQSWRYIDTQR